One genomic window of bacterium includes the following:
- a CDS encoding ABC transporter permease, with protein sequence MIRYIAQRLATLIAVVFGAMTVTFVIARVIPRNVAQIWAGVQGFKVTPDVIALVTRQYRLDEPLIVQYGYYLRDLASGRWGTSPVTGRPVAADILTYLPNTIELAGAGLLLAVVISVPIGVVAARTRNSWLDQASRGLAIVGVAAPTFWVGLLFQFVFYYRLGWVRDPGGMLSETVVALSPVRHVTGLVVVDAALTGNAPALLDALNHLALPAFSLALPLIALVSRMTRSSLLEVLHQDYVRTARAKGMPEWQVTLRHALRNALMPTVTVLGLSTGWLLTGSVVTELIFYWPGVGRYAVGAVTSFDFPAVTAYTALAAFVFSLANLATDIAYAYMDPRIRFT encoded by the coding sequence ATGATTCGGTATATCGCGCAGCGGTTGGCGACGCTGATCGCCGTCGTGTTCGGCGCGATGACGGTCACGTTTGTCATCGCGCGCGTCATCCCGCGGAACGTGGCCCAGATCTGGGCCGGCGTGCAAGGGTTCAAGGTCACGCCGGACGTGATCGCGCTCGTCACCCGGCAGTACCGCCTGGACGAGCCCCTGATTGTGCAGTACGGCTACTACCTGCGCGATCTCGCGAGCGGCCGGTGGGGTACATCACCGGTCACCGGCCGGCCGGTCGCCGCCGACATCCTCACGTATCTGCCGAACACGATCGAGCTCGCCGGCGCCGGCCTCCTCCTCGCGGTCGTGATCAGCGTGCCGATCGGCGTTGTCGCGGCGCGTACCAGAAACTCGTGGCTCGATCAGGCGAGCCGGGGGCTGGCGATCGTAGGCGTGGCTGCGCCGACGTTTTGGGTCGGCCTGCTCTTCCAGTTCGTCTTCTACTATCGACTGGGATGGGTTCGCGATCCCGGCGGCATGCTCAGCGAGACCGTCGTGGCACTCTCTCCTGTCCGACACGTCACCGGGCTCGTCGTCGTGGACGCCGCGCTCACCGGCAACGCGCCCGCCCTGCTCGACGCCCTCAACCATCTCGCGCTGCCGGCATTCAGCCTCGCGCTGCCGCTCATTGCGCTCGTGAGCAGAATGACGCGTTCGTCGTTGCTCGAGGTTCTTCACCAGGACTACGTGCGGACGGCGCGCGCCAAAGGCATGCCCGAGTGGCAGGTGACGTTGCGGCACGCCCTCCGCAACGCGCTCATGCCGACGGTGACGGTCCTCGGCCTTTCTACCGGCTGGCTGCTCACCGGGTCCGTCGTGACCGAGCTGATTTTCTACTGGCCGGGTGTCGGCCGGTATGCCGTGGGGGCCGTCACTTCGTTCGATTTCCCCGCGGTAACGGCATACACTGCGCTGGCGGCGTTCGTTTTTTCGCTGGCCAACTTGGCGACCGACATCGCCTACGCGTACATGGATCCGCGCATCCGGTTCACGTGA
- a CDS encoding Xaa-Pro peptidase family protein, which yields MSADNAGAVFPAEEYDARLRAVREGIAARGLDAILLFAPANVFYLTGYATAAFSNYQCLVVPVGGAPWLVVRLLERPVAEATTGLSTIETFEDHEEPAEAVRRALTRAGLLGRRLGAERTSPLFTVRSYERVEALLETSFADASGLVEPGRAVKSPRELACVRSAARCTEAGMRAAVDAVAARRTENDVAAACYAAMIAAGGEFFSSQPIITSGPKSGIAHTTFQRRVLRPGDPVLIEIGAVWNRYTAPLMRTAVVGEPAPEIRRMFDACRAALDASIEAVRPGARSQDVQAACQSVIDRFGYEPNFRKRVGYSVGVGFGPGWGEGHIFDLKRHDERPLRPGMVLHLVPAMRQSGAFGVGVSETVAVTDTGVEILTSFPRTLAVR from the coding sequence ATGTCCGCCGACAATGCGGGGGCCGTGTTCCCGGCCGAGGAGTACGACGCGCGCCTACGAGCGGTGCGCGAGGGGATCGCGGCCCGCGGGCTCGACGCGATCCTGCTGTTTGCGCCGGCCAACGTTTTCTATCTCACGGGGTATGCCACCGCGGCGTTCAGCAACTATCAATGCCTCGTCGTGCCCGTCGGTGGCGCGCCGTGGTTGGTCGTGCGCCTCTTGGAGCGGCCGGTCGCCGAGGCCACGACCGGGCTCAGCACCATCGAGACGTTCGAGGATCACGAGGAGCCGGCGGAGGCGGTCCGCCGCGCCCTGACCCGAGCGGGACTCCTCGGCCGCCGCCTCGGCGCCGAGCGCACCAGTCCCCTCTTCACCGTACGCAGTTACGAGCGCGTGGAAGCGCTGCTCGAGACGTCGTTCGCAGATGCCTCGGGATTGGTCGAGCCGGGACGGGCTGTCAAGTCGCCGCGCGAACTCGCGTGTGTCCGGTCGGCGGCGCGGTGCACGGAGGCGGGGATGCGCGCCGCCGTGGACGCCGTCGCGGCACGACGGACCGAGAACGACGTGGCGGCGGCCTGTTACGCCGCGATGATCGCCGCGGGCGGCGAGTTCTTCAGCAGCCAGCCGATCATCACCTCGGGGCCGAAATCGGGGATCGCTCATACGACGTTTCAGCGGCGCGTCCTCCGTCCGGGCGACCCGGTCCTCATCGAGATCGGCGCGGTCTGGAACCGGTACACCGCGCCATTGATGCGGACCGCCGTCGTGGGCGAACCCGCGCCGGAGATCCGCCGGATGTTCGACGCGTGTCGCGCGGCCCTGGACGCCAGCATCGAGGCCGTCCGGCCCGGCGCGCGGTCGCAGGACGTGCAGGCCGCGTGTCAGTCCGTGATCGACCGTTTCGGGTACGAGCCGAACTTCCGCAAGCGCGTCGGCTACAGTGTCGGCGTCGGATTTGGACCCGGCTGGGGCGAGGGACATATCTTCGACCTGAAGCGCCACGACGAACGGCCGCTGCGCCCGGGAATGGTCCTTCATCTTGTCCCCGCGATGCGGCAGAGCGGGGCCTTCGGCGTTGGAGTCAGCGAAACGGTCGCCGTCACCGACACCGGCGTCGAAATCTTGACGTCGTTCCCGCGAACGCTGGCGGTCCGGTAG
- a CDS encoding M20 family metallopeptidase, whose translation MDRNLEALRAEAEARGGEMLDLVRRLAMMESPTRDKARVDAVIDVLEEAYRGLGLVCRRIAEPLYGNHLIADSRGAEHPRVLLVGHADTVYAAGTTDAMPVVLDGGRLRGPGVVDMKGGLVVMLYAVRSLLAHRPRLAGSIRVVINSDEEPGSPSSRGRWPELARGAVAALVFEPGRLGGTLVLRRKGVGIFHLRVTGRAAHAGAEPEKGASAIRALVRKCLDLEGLARPDAGTTVNVGVISGGTHAYVVPAEAEAAIDARVATAAEAERVLSGMRAIASRPDVAGTVAALEGEFHRPPLEPGPETARVIGIVEAVGRELNTPVCWTSTGGASDGNNIAAAGVPTVDAMGPEGGGAHSVAEYLDVPSLVTKTALAAGVLDRLIGPAAS comes from the coding sequence GTGGACCGCAACCTGGAAGCTCTTCGCGCGGAAGCCGAGGCCAGGGGCGGCGAGATGCTCGACCTCGTGCGCCGCCTCGCCATGATGGAAAGCCCCACGCGGGACAAGGCACGGGTCGACGCGGTGATCGACGTTTTGGAAGAGGCCTACCGAGGGCTCGGCCTCGTATGCCGGCGGATTGCCGAGCCACTCTACGGCAACCACCTTATCGCGGATAGCCGGGGGGCCGAGCATCCCCGTGTTCTGCTGGTCGGCCACGCCGACACGGTATACGCCGCCGGAACGACAGACGCCATGCCGGTGGTGCTCGACGGCGGCCGGCTGCGCGGCCCCGGCGTGGTGGACATGAAAGGCGGACTCGTCGTCATGCTGTATGCCGTGCGCTCCCTCCTCGCACACCGGCCGCGGCTCGCAGGGTCGATTCGGGTTGTGATCAATTCTGATGAAGAGCCGGGATCCCCGTCGTCGCGCGGCCGGTGGCCCGAACTGGCGCGTGGAGCGGTAGCCGCACTGGTCTTTGAACCGGGACGCCTTGGCGGCACCCTCGTGCTCCGGCGCAAGGGTGTCGGGATCTTCCACCTGCGGGTCACGGGACGGGCCGCACATGCCGGGGCTGAACCGGAGAAAGGCGCGAGTGCCATTCGAGCGCTTGTGCGCAAGTGCCTGGACCTCGAAGGATTGGCCCGGCCGGACGCCGGGACGACTGTGAACGTGGGCGTGATCTCGGGCGGCACCCACGCGTACGTTGTCCCGGCGGAGGCGGAGGCGGCGATCGACGCGCGGGTCGCGACGGCCGCGGAAGCGGAGCGAGTTCTGTCCGGCATGAGGGCAATCGCGTCGCGTCCCGACGTCGCGGGTACCGTCGCGGCACTCGAGGGAGAGTTTCATCGCCCGCCCCTCGAACCCGGCCCCGAGACGGCACGGGTGATCGGCATCGTCGAGGCGGTGGGGCGCGAACTAAACACTCCGGTATGCTGGACCTCGACCGGCGGGGCATCGGACGGCAACAACATCGCGGCGGCCGGCGTGCCGACCGTCGACGCGATGGGACCGGAAGGCGGAGGCGCGCACAGCGTCGCGGAATACCTCGACGTCCCTTCGCTCGTCACCAAGACGGCATTGGCAGCCGGCGTCCTCGACCGGCTCATCGGCCCAGCCGCCTCGTGA
- a CDS encoding enolase C-terminal domain-like protein, with protein MIRIAEVAIYRVDLPLIVPFSHASAGRIGALEEIAVRVRCTNGVTGWGEARGNAAYATGSTLVEVLDAAIRLSRSLLGYPVDRFAGAADRMDADVAGHPPAKTALDIAIHDAAARTRGVPVVDLLGGARRRQLPTDISLPFAVPEQIAAQARDAVHDGFRTVKVRVGDRADADDARLAAARRAIDGEPDGAAVTFAADANGAWDRDEAIRRLRRWAPYRLAWIEQPVPASDLEGLAAVTRESPVPVMADEAVLGPAELRRLLDADAADLLHFKLAKAGGITRLFEMTAMADAAGKPYMIGQMDEGMLATAAAVHCGAACAARHFEVHGYVRVRRQPFRGLTYDRGTMMVPSGPGLGVDVDDDALTLVHLARN; from the coding sequence GTGATACGCATCGCGGAGGTCGCGATCTACCGGGTCGACCTCCCGCTCATCGTCCCGTTCAGCCACGCGTCCGCCGGCCGAATCGGGGCGCTCGAGGAAATCGCCGTTCGAGTCCGATGCACGAACGGTGTGACGGGCTGGGGAGAGGCCCGCGGCAACGCCGCGTATGCGACCGGAAGCACCCTGGTCGAGGTGCTTGACGCGGCGATCCGGCTCTCCCGTTCGCTGCTCGGGTATCCGGTCGATCGCTTCGCCGGGGCCGCGGATCGGATGGACGCCGACGTGGCGGGGCATCCCCCGGCGAAAACGGCGCTCGATATCGCGATCCACGACGCGGCGGCCCGCACCCGCGGCGTGCCGGTCGTCGATTTGTTAGGCGGAGCACGTCGCCGCCAACTCCCGACCGACATCAGCCTGCCCTTTGCGGTACCGGAACAGATCGCCGCACAGGCGCGCGACGCCGTCCACGACGGCTTTCGCACCGTGAAAGTACGGGTCGGCGACCGTGCGGACGCCGACGACGCGCGTCTCGCGGCGGCGCGGCGGGCGATCGACGGCGAGCCAGACGGCGCAGCAGTGACCTTTGCGGCCGACGCAAACGGCGCTTGGGATCGCGATGAGGCGATCCGGCGCCTGCGCCGGTGGGCGCCGTACCGGCTGGCGTGGATCGAGCAGCCGGTGCCGGCGTCCGACTTGGAGGGCCTCGCCGCCGTCACACGGGAGAGCCCGGTTCCCGTGATGGCCGATGAGGCAGTCTTGGGGCCCGCGGAGCTACGGCGGCTGCTGGATGCCGATGCCGCGGACCTCCTTCACTTCAAACTCGCGAAGGCGGGCGGCATTACCCGCTTATTCGAGATGACCGCCATGGCGGATGCCGCGGGCAAGCCGTACATGATCGGTCAGATGGACGAGGGCATGCTCGCGACTGCCGCCGCGGTGCACTGCGGCGCAGCGTGCGCGGCCCGGCATTTCGAAGTGCACGGGTACGTCCGCGTCCGGCGTCAGCCGTTTCGGGGCCTTACGTACGATCGCGGCACGATGATGGTCCCCTCGGGCCCTGGTTTGGGCGTCGATGTGGACGACGACGCGTTGACACTGGTCCATTTAGCCCGTAACTGA
- a CDS encoding ABC transporter permease has protein sequence MIYGTLLVPKAVRNPLVLFGVGVIAVLFVVAALAPALAPYGPQTGTLLDRFEPPGPRHWFGTDSSGFDVFTRVLYGARPAVGSGLIVLAVSTSAGTAVGLLAGYGRGLWGEVLLRITDVFLAFPGLLLAMAVVAAIQQRTLWAIVVAISLRWWAPYARIVAAQTLSIRERDYVEAARAMGARHRRVLLRHVLPNALSPVVVQATLDLGAIILTTAALSFIGFGSEPGTPDWGRMVADGRQYMRDHWWVVLFPGLAIFFAVAAFNLAGDGARDAFDPRLRGE, from the coding sequence GTGATCTACGGGACGTTGCTCGTCCCGAAGGCGGTACGCAACCCGCTCGTGCTCTTTGGCGTGGGCGTGATCGCGGTGTTGTTCGTCGTCGCCGCGCTCGCGCCGGCGCTCGCCCCGTACGGGCCGCAGACGGGAACATTGCTCGATCGATTTGAGCCGCCGGGACCGCGGCACTGGTTCGGCACCGACAGTTCGGGGTTCGACGTTTTCACCCGCGTGCTCTACGGGGCCCGTCCGGCGGTTGGCAGCGGTCTCATCGTGCTCGCGGTCTCCACCTCGGCGGGGACCGCCGTCGGACTCCTTGCCGGCTACGGCCGGGGCCTGTGGGGCGAGGTGCTGCTTCGGATTACCGACGTCTTCCTGGCGTTTCCTGGGTTGCTGCTCGCGATGGCGGTCGTCGCCGCCATCCAGCAGCGGACGCTGTGGGCGATCGTGGTCGCGATCTCGCTGCGCTGGTGGGCGCCCTACGCACGAATCGTCGCCGCGCAGACGTTGTCGATCCGCGAGCGCGACTACGTGGAGGCCGCGCGCGCGATGGGCGCGCGCCACCGGCGGGTGCTGTTGAGGCACGTGCTGCCCAACGCGCTGAGTCCCGTTGTCGTCCAGGCCACGCTCGATCTCGGCGCCATCATTCTCACGACGGCGGCGCTGAGCTTTATCGGCTTCGGGTCGGAGCCGGGGACGCCGGATTGGGGCCGCATGGTCGCCGACGGACGGCAGTACATGCGTGATCACTGGTGGGTGGTTTTGTTCCCGGGACTCGCGATTTTCTTTGCGGTCGCCGCGTTCAATCTCGCGGGCGACGGGGCCCGAGACGCCTTCGATCCGCGACTGCGGGGCGAATGA
- a CDS encoding ABC transporter substrate-binding protein: MDRSHDGGRRFPRREGLRRALVAGAGGVLGIGFSAGWLSRTAGTASAQRAISGTLQFAWDQLQDNLDPQTARGNRNWWVLTELYDTLTYLPGYSLEAKPYLAESWTVSGNGTIYTFKLRRGVKFTTGSELSADTVKYSIDRMQATKLGPLFLTVPFDHADIVDRYTVRFVLKYPYAAWPVILSHPAVCSIVDPKVVEAHGGIQPGKRNDYLSANTAGIGAWIIDRWDQGQRIVLVRNPNYWRGWNDAHLNRVVLETVPEEETRLLRLEKGDIDIATVSAQSLPGLEARIARSRLPIVIEKTKNGQPLLSLSTMQVNMNHKLLPTSDLNVRKGLSHAFNYNLFIGKVLNGYAVRMAGMIPRGILGHVNNYPLVDFDLAKAKAAFDQASPQAKAELAKGLVLRYVPGYVLGQEGAVMWQQDLAKIGVRLVLQEIDQATLSSLQTSVPGVPLIEGRWVGDFPDPDNFIFSARTDYWPPKGFGAAFAGDAKSDGLIERGRMEQDASRRRAIYRELEMYFRDQYSILMVAEPAGVLNKWNARASWVGGFQFNPMFHPMFYETFKQG; the protein is encoded by the coding sequence ATGGACCGATCGCACGACGGGGGACGCCGGTTCCCGCGGCGTGAAGGGCTGCGTCGTGCGCTGGTGGCCGGCGCCGGGGGCGTACTCGGCATCGGCTTCAGCGCCGGTTGGCTGTCGCGGACGGCGGGTACGGCGAGCGCGCAGCGCGCGATTTCCGGCACGCTGCAGTTTGCCTGGGATCAGCTGCAGGACAACCTTGACCCACAGACCGCGCGCGGCAACCGCAACTGGTGGGTGCTCACGGAACTGTATGACACCCTCACGTACCTTCCCGGCTACAGCCTGGAAGCGAAGCCGTATCTCGCTGAGTCGTGGACCGTTTCGGGAAACGGCACGATCTACACGTTCAAGTTGCGCCGCGGGGTGAAGTTCACCACCGGCAGCGAGCTCAGCGCGGACACGGTGAAGTATAGCATCGACCGCATGCAGGCCACCAAGTTGGGGCCGCTGTTTCTCACCGTGCCGTTCGACCACGCCGACATCGTGGATCGGTACACGGTCCGTTTCGTGCTGAAGTATCCCTACGCTGCGTGGCCGGTAATCCTGTCGCACCCGGCGGTGTGCAGCATCGTCGACCCCAAGGTAGTGGAGGCCCACGGCGGGATCCAGCCGGGCAAGCGCAACGACTATCTCTCCGCCAACACGGCCGGTATCGGCGCGTGGATCATCGACCGCTGGGATCAGGGGCAGCGCATCGTGCTGGTGCGCAACCCCAACTACTGGCGAGGATGGAACGACGCCCACCTGAACCGCGTAGTGCTCGAGACTGTGCCGGAGGAAGAGACGCGCCTCTTGCGCCTCGAGAAGGGCGACATCGACATCGCCACCGTCAGCGCGCAGAGCCTGCCGGGGCTCGAGGCGCGGATCGCGCGCAGCCGGCTGCCGATTGTCATCGAGAAAACCAAAAACGGCCAACCGCTGTTGAGCCTCTCGACGATGCAGGTCAACATGAACCACAAGCTCCTGCCGACGAGCGATCTCAACGTGCGCAAAGGGCTCAGCCACGCCTTCAACTACAACCTGTTCATCGGCAAAGTGCTGAACGGCTATGCCGTGCGCATGGCCGGCATGATCCCGCGCGGCATCTTGGGGCACGTGAACAACTACCCGCTCGTCGATTTCGATCTCGCCAAGGCGAAGGCGGCCTTTGACCAGGCGTCTCCGCAGGCCAAGGCCGAGTTGGCGAAGGGGCTCGTGCTGCGGTATGTCCCGGGCTATGTGCTCGGGCAGGAAGGCGCCGTGATGTGGCAGCAGGACCTCGCGAAGATCGGCGTTCGCCTCGTCCTTCAGGAGATCGATCAGGCGACGCTCAGCAGCCTGCAGACCTCCGTGCCCGGCGTGCCGCTGATCGAGGGCCGCTGGGTTGGAGACTTCCCGGACCCGGACAACTTCATCTTCTCCGCGCGGACCGACTACTGGCCGCCCAAGGGCTTCGGCGCGGCGTTTGCCGGCGACGCGAAGTCCGATGGGCTGATCGAGCGGGGCCGCATGGAGCAGGACGCATCACGCCGCCGCGCAATCTACCGGGAGTTGGAGATGTACTTCCGGGATCAGTACTCGATCCTGATGGTGGCGGAGCCCGCGGGCGTGCTCAACAAGTGGAATGCCCGGGCGAGCTGGGTCGGCGGGTTCCAGTTCAACCCGATGTTTCATCCGATGTTCTACGAGACGTTCAAACAGGGATAG